The DNA window CATACATAAATACATATTCACACAGCTCGTGTGCCAGACCATTTTAATACATTAATGTAACACAACGTTTCTTCTAAATAACAACTTTTAAAGTTCCACAATAGTGTTCAACAGAATAAGAACATTTATTTCACGATGACATGCTATGAAAAATGGAGGACTCTGGGATATTTTActtgcatttctttttctatctATAGCTTACCATAGTTCACAACTGTCCGGGTCATAAATGCAGCCAACGGACGCAGCCTTGCATAATACTATGACAACATTAGTTAATCTATTTTCGAAAAATAAATCAGCCAAGCAATCACTTGTACCCTTGTTGCTTGTACAAGTAACCATTGGCTTACtatacttattttaccacgtagctgggtAAACACAAttcttgctacgggaggacgttccagatgggatttgataccagTTCCTGTCGTATGGAACCGCCGTCGCTTATGATTATGTTATGTTGTACTCTAGAAGCCAGAACAGagaatccatttttttttttggtttttggtctgTAAACAACCACCACGATCTTGCTAACATCTTgtaaatcgtttgttttttcaattattagCATTATTAGCATGCAAAAAAGGTCAAAGGTTATTATTGATATATGTATTGTACTTAAGCAGCGTAGGGCTTTCTTTTTGGCGAGATATAATAGTATGACTAGATATGACAGTGTTGTAATtttaggaacaaaaatttaactttACCCATGGTATGGATGGCATGGTAATATAAGCTGcatgtaataaaacaaataaactacgaaattattgtacaatcctaaataatttcataaaatgGCACAGAAAACGCCACAGTGACAGCAACAATGAAGCTTGTGCACAGCAAACACAACTGTCACATGTCATGTCAACTGTCATATGACATTTGACGCAGCTGACGCGCTCTGGCGTTATTTTAATTGGAGGGAAACgtattgttttgctatttctgTGTGCCGCAATTCGTTGAAAGGCAAgttaaatgcaaaaatgagtgCTGCTACTACTCCGAACATTGTCATACCAGAAGATACTCCGTCGGAACAAGAAGTAAGTTATTCGTTTGTTCGTATCTTTCTCCTGCTATCCCTATGCCGATATGGAAATGATAACGGAACTTCTAACGCCATGTACTCGGCTTCGATTTTGTAGGAAATTCGTAAAACCTCACGAATGACGCTGAAGGAAGTGCAGAACGTCGTCAGTACgttaaaggaaaatttttaccCAGGAAAATCATTGCCTCACGCACCCGGCAAGGATTTGTCGGTGTCGTCTGCCAAGCAACCGAGCGAGCCGAAACGCTGCAAAATGGTGGAACAGCTAACAAAGGCTACACAAACGACATTCGAGGACGAAACAAACCTTCTGGCCGAACAACCAAGTGCGGGCTACTGGGTGAAGGTGGCAGAAAAGCGACGCCTTGCACTGAAGGAAACAGTCGAAGAGAATGCCCGGCTGCACATGGAGCTAAGCGAAAAGACCGAGGAACTGAACGATCTACAGAACGTTGTCGAGTCCCTGAAGAGTTTGGTGGAAACGGTTGTGGAAATGCTGAACGAGGAATCCGAatcgaaaacaacaaatgagGCTTCTCAAGTGGACGACAGCGGTATTGCACATTCCTTGGTGGATGGTGGAACGGATAATTAGAGCTTAGGAAGTTTGTTTAGTTCACTTTTCTACatttagttttagtttgttACCACTTACGATGTTTGGACGATTCTTTTTCTCTGATTTTTCATAAACTATTTCACCGATTACTGAATAAAACTCGATTTACTCGATATTGGCTTTACATAAGAAAAGTGTGCCGTACAACGTTGTCTAACTTCTATTTGAATCATCAGTCTATTTTCACATTAGAAACAGTGAGAACAATAGCACTACGCTTTTGCACCAAGTAAAGCATTAGCATTGTATAAGGGGAAAACATCTTTTATTCCATGAATAGGTTCGCGAAGTCATGAACCATCCAGGAAGCGTTTATATCGGTGACAATCGTGATAATACTGAACATTATCCTTGCTATCCCTGTACCGATACATAGGCCCATTGCAATACAGACAACGACAACACGGTTCGTGCCTGCGGTTCATGTAATGCTGTATAATATCGTTTGGCAACGATTCACTGAACTGGGATCGACACGAAAGACAGTAGGCCACTTCCGGCACTTGTTTCTCGATGAACCGATTGTTAACGGCATCGTGTTCGGTGGCTtcctgatgctgctgttgattgTGCGGGGCGGAAGACTCGTAGCTACCATGAATTCGTTCATTACTCATCCTGTTCGCTTCACGTTCTACCTGCCAAGAAAAAATAGTGGTTTGAGATAGGatataaacattttcaaacgtGCGCTTTTGTTACCTTTTCATTGCTGATGTTTCGCATTACTGTGCGCTTCTAGTGATACATTCCATTGCTTAACTTTAAAACATCCGTCATCTTGGACATTATAGCTTTTCCTTCATGTTTTGTTAGCTTCCGGATGGCTGCTCTATTTTATTCGCTCACTGAATCATACCACACCATACCATACCGCAATTAGTTAGCAGCAGATTATTGATAAAATCCAGCACAAATTCTGGTGTCCGTGACATCGGATTCAGCACTCGGATTTTAAAAAGCACAATAAAAGACAAAACTGGACCATCGAGATGACAAAAACACCGTTATGCTGGTTTGCTACTTGTTTGCTCTTCGACTGTGATGTGCATTGCTTATATTTCTCTAATTGAGGTTATGCAGAAGTGACAGgagaaatgaaatcaaaatatagtgacaaatatatatattacATTATATAGTTTTTATTATGCTATTCATCTTGCTGTGCTTATCCATATCCTAtatcaaaaagaaataatgtaCAAAGATCAACAACACAGCAGGCAATCTAGAACGATATCTTCCgttattgaaaacaaaaatcccataaATTTGTATTGATTTTGCTCGGTAATACAAATAGAAAGCTCTTCAGCAATGAAACCGTACCAGTTACAGCAAACACTTTTTGGTTACAACAATCCAAAAACCATTGGCATTCCAGCGAATTTTACAAGTCAAAGTGGGTACAGATACCTTTACCTGGCATGTTTCCTGACATTTCGCCAAGATTATTTATGTCCAAAACGTCAGAAGTACAAGGAATACAAGGGTTGTCTCTTACGGTCGCCCTCCAACAGGCTGCTAAAAATCTCGGACGAAAGCGTATCAGAGAAGACGTAAAAGCATATGCTGCCATTTAAACATTGTTCGAAAGAATTCTTTTAAACGGCTAAGCAGAGCTAAATTGTTGGTGACCTTTTTCGGTGATAATCGGTGGGAGAAATTTCGTTGCAGTGCGTGTGCTGTAAACTGCTGGCAAAACACTGGAACCGAACAGGATACTCCAGGATGTtaatcgaaaggaaaatgaacttCTATCGGTTGTAAATATTGCTTTCCACAAGTGCCTTTC is part of the Anopheles funestus chromosome X, idAnoFuneDA-416_04, whole genome shotgun sequence genome and encodes:
- the LOC125762239 gene encoding uncharacterized protein LOC125762239; translation: MTFDAADALWRYFNWRETYCFAISVCRNSLKGKLNAKMSAATTPNIVIPEDTPSEQEEIRKTSRMTLKEVQNVVSTLKENFYPGKSLPHAPGKDLSVSSAKQPSEPKRCKMVEQLTKATQTTFEDETNLLAEQPSAGYWVKVAEKRRLALKETVEENARLHMELSEKTEELNDLQNVVESLKSLVETVVEMLNEESESKTTNEASQVDDSGIAHSLVDGGTDN
- the LOC125762251 gene encoding uncharacterized protein LOC125762251; translation: MRNISNEKVEREANRMSNERIHGSYESSAPHNQQQHQEATEHDAVNNRFIEKQVPEVAYCLSCRSQFSESLPNDIIQHYMNRRHEPCCRCLYCNGPMYRYRDSKDNVQYYHDCHRYKRFLDGS